One part of the Apus apus isolate bApuApu2 chromosome 11, bApuApu2.pri.cur, whole genome shotgun sequence genome encodes these proteins:
- the LOC127389388 gene encoding dual specificity protein kinase CLK1-like, whose protein sequence is MILTSPPRSGSNSVEENCQGHPICQTGDILCARYEVVATLGEGTFGQVVECIDHKEQGRHVAVKIIKEADGSSEEAFAEVRVLRYLRALDPSSTQHCVRMLDWFEHRGHVCIVLELLGLSTFDFMKENGFLPFRLDHIRQMAYQICQAVNFLHVNKLTHTDLKPENILLASSDSTEEYNPSLKCQERRPKHPDIRVGDFGSTTRDDEHHSTVVTTRPFRAPEVILALGWSQPCDVWSIGCILLEYYLGSPIFPVNEDKEHLAMMERILGPLPSDMIKQSRKRGYFHQDRVHLDERSSAGRYVSRWCKPLKAFMTNDGDDHENLFDLIEKMLRYDPAERITLGEALKHPFFLPLRREKRLLPSGAGEPDPGVLPPKKRRKYRMFVG, encoded by the exons ATGATCCTGACAAGCCCTCCAAGGAGCGGATCCAACAGCGTGGAGGAGAACTGCCAGGGTCACCCCATCTGTCAGACAGGAGACATCCTCTGTGCAAGAT ATGAAGTCGTTGCTACTTTGGGAGAGGGGACTTTTGGACAGGTTGTGGAGTGCATCGATCACAAGGA gcagggcaggcatgTGGCTGTGAAAATCATCAAGGAGGCTGATGGGAGCTCTGAGGAAGCCTTTGCAGAAGTCCGAGTGCTGCGCTACTTACGTGCCCTGGaccccagcagcacaca gcaCTGTGTCCGGATGCTAGACTGGTTTGAACACCGTGGCCACGTCTGCAtcgtgctggagctgctggggctcagcacctTTGACTTCATGAAGGAGAATGGCTTCCTCCCCTTCAGGCTGGACCACATCAGGCAGATGGCCTATCAGATCTGCCAGGCTGTCAACT TTTTGCACGTCAACAAGTTGACGCACACAGACCTGAAGCCAGAAAACATCTTGCTGGCGTCGTCTGACTCCACGGAGGAGTACAATCCCAGCCT GAAGTGTCAAGAGCGCAGACCCAAGCATCCCGACATCAGGGTTGGGGACTTTGGGAGCACCACACGTGACGATGAACATCACAGCACGGTGGTGACCACGAGACCGTTCCGAGCTCCCGAAGTCATCCTAG ccctgggatggTCACAGCCCTGCGATGTCTGGAGCATAGGATGTATTCTCCTGGAGTACTACCTGGGATCCCCAATCTTTCCG GTCAATGAAGACAAAGAACACCTGGCAATGATGGAGAGAATCCTGGGGCCTTTGCCAAGTGACATGATAAAGCAAAGCAG GAAACGCGGATATTTCCATCAGGACCGGGTGCACTTGGACGAGCGAAGCTCTGCTGGGAGATACGTGTCCCGGTGGTGTAAGCCCCTGAAG GCATTCATGACCAACGACGGAGACGACCACGAGAACCTGTTTGATCTGATTGAGAAGATGCTCCGTTACGACCCAGCAGAGCGAATTACTCTGGGAGAAGCCCTGAAACACCCTTTCTTCCTGCCCCTGAGACGGGAGAAAAGGCTGCTGCCttctggagctggggagcctgACCCAGGAGTCCTTCCCCCAAAGAAGCGGAGAAAGTATAGGATGTTTGTTGGATAG